The Myxococcota bacterium genome contains a region encoding:
- a CDS encoding nuclear transport factor 2 family protein, with the protein MSDEHPARTAGLLSQKHVSEGNRDAWLDLFAEDAVVQDPVGVSPLDPTGKGQIGKTGITAFYDNVISKGNVSFDYPRSYAAGDECAFIGTVYNTLPGGQEFASEGVFVYRVNEAGKIVSLRAFWEFKRPVPDGDIHPPVGRSRD; encoded by the coding sequence ATGAGCGACGAACATCCCGCCCGCACGGCGGGCCTCTTGTCCCAGAAGCACGTCTCGGAAGGAAACCGCGACGCCTGGCTCGACCTCTTCGCCGAGGACGCCGTCGTGCAGGACCCGGTGGGCGTGTCGCCCCTGGACCCGACGGGAAAGGGACAGATCGGGAAGACGGGGATCACCGCCTTCTACGACAACGTGATCTCGAAGGGAAACGTCAGCTTCGACTACCCGCGCTCCTACGCCGCGGGCGACGAATGCGCGTTCATCGGCACCGTCTACAACACCCTGCCGGGCGGACAGGAGTTCGCGTCGGAAGGCGTGTTCGTCTACCGCGTGAACGAGGCCGGCAAGATCGTGTCGCTGCGGGCGTTCTGGGAGTTCAAGCGCCCGGTACCCGACGGCGACATCCACCCGCCGGTGGGCCGGTCGCGCGACTAG
- the sat gene encoding sulfate adenylyltransferase, producing the protein MIAPYGSATLAPRIVADPARKSALEKEAAGLPDRVVTSAAAANLVMLGAGYFNPLEGFMSLADAVSVASDMKTSGGLFWPVPVVNRLEDVAGIEVGARIALRDPNREGHPILAVQTVEAIDTANEAQLQTMTEQVFGTTDGSHPGVETFLSHGPHFVSGPVEVLDYSYFDTEFPDTFRTAVEIRDEIGKRGWEKVVAFQTRNPMHRAHEELCKMASEAVSADGVLIHMLLGRLKPGDIPAPVRDAAIRKMVELYFPENSAMVTGYGFDMLYAGPREAVLHAVFRQNCGCTHLIVGRDHAGVGDYYGAFDAQEIFDQVPAGALQIEIFKADHTAFSKKLGKVVMMKDAPDHDSSDFVLLSGTKVREMLAEGKALPEEFARPEVAAILMEHYQNAG; encoded by the coding sequence ATGATTGCCCCCTACGGCTCGGCGACGCTCGCCCCGCGCATCGTCGCAGACCCCGCCCGCAAGAGCGCCCTCGAGAAGGAGGCCGCCGGCCTTCCCGACCGCGTGGTCACCTCCGCCGCCGCCGCCAACCTGGTGATGCTGGGCGCCGGCTACTTCAACCCGCTCGAGGGTTTCATGAGCCTCGCCGACGCCGTGTCCGTGGCGTCGGACATGAAGACCAGCGGGGGGCTCTTCTGGCCGGTACCCGTGGTGAATCGTCTCGAGGACGTCGCCGGGATCGAGGTCGGCGCGCGGATCGCCCTGCGCGATCCCAACCGCGAGGGACATCCCATCCTGGCCGTGCAGACGGTCGAGGCGATCGACACGGCGAACGAGGCCCAGCTCCAGACGATGACCGAGCAGGTCTTCGGCACGACCGACGGATCCCACCCGGGCGTCGAGACCTTCCTCTCCCATGGTCCCCACTTCGTTTCGGGTCCGGTCGAGGTGCTCGACTACAGCTATTTCGACACTGAGTTCCCCGACACCTTCCGCACCGCCGTGGAGATCCGCGACGAGATCGGGAAGCGCGGGTGGGAGAAGGTCGTCGCCTTCCAGACCCGCAACCCGATGCACCGCGCTCACGAAGAGCTGTGCAAGATGGCCTCGGAGGCGGTGTCGGCCGACGGCGTGCTGATCCACATGCTGCTGGGTCGCTTGAAGCCCGGCGATATTCCGGCGCCGGTGCGCGACGCCGCGATCCGCAAGATGGTCGAGCTCTACTTCCCCGAGAACTCGGCGATGGTGACTGGCTACGGCTTCGACATGCTCTACGCCGGGCCGCGCGAAGCCGTGCTCCACGCCGTGTTCCGCCAGAACTGCGGCTGCACCCATCTCATCGTGGGCCGCGACCACGCGGGCGTGGGCGACTACTACGGCGCCTTCGACGCCCAGGAGATCTTCGACCAGGTGCCGGCCGGCGCCCTGCAGATCGAGATCTTCAAGGCCGACCACACCGCCTTCTCGAAGAAGCTCGGCAAGGTGGTGATGATGAAGGACGCCCCCGACCACGACTCGAGCGACTTCGTGCTGCTCTCGGGCACGAAGGTGCGCGAGATGCTCGCCGAGGGGAAAGCGCTTCCCGAAGAGTTCGCGCGTCCCGAAGTCGCGGCGATCCTCATGGAGCACTACCAGAACGCGGGCTGA
- a CDS encoding FAD-dependent monooxygenase: protein MSDARDAVVVGGSVAGMLTAVALAQRGARVTVLERDASPLPESPDAAFDAWDRRGSPQRSHSHAFLARLHNLLAEHVPALLDSLLEHGAERMRFSDLAGSLGDATGTVPEDEELVLLACRRITFEWCLRRYAAALPGLEWRRGAAVQELRADAGVPPRVTGVVCDDGATLEAPLIVDATGRRSRSATWLEAAGITPPQLERSPCGIFYASRFYRVREGAEAPKLEGPIGADLGFLKYGIFPGDDRVFSITLAASPDDPELRTLVRPGSFDALAAWLPATRDWVDPAVSVPVSDVSAMAKLENRRRFPVSEGTPVALGMAWVGDALLHTNPIVGRGCTFAAINAFLVADAWEAHPDAGAAFALELDAAVERELVPWYEEVRNQDRNAIEVAARLRSGEDPYQVHRPDGSVDPKGYMRSLVREGFVPALREDVGVLRTFLRIFNLLESPQDLMRNPAVFAKVLEVYGRRESRDDVLRGPDRAAVVARLAEGPDAPAERLAG, encoded by the coding sequence ATGAGCGACGCGCGCGATGCCGTCGTGGTGGGAGGCAGCGTTGCCGGGATGCTCACCGCGGTAGCGCTCGCTCAGCGTGGCGCCCGGGTCACCGTGCTGGAGCGTGACGCAAGCCCGCTCCCCGAGAGCCCGGACGCGGCCTTCGACGCCTGGGATCGCCGCGGATCGCCACAGCGCAGCCATTCGCACGCCTTCCTCGCGCGTCTCCACAATCTGTTGGCCGAGCACGTGCCCGCGCTGCTGGACTCCCTCCTCGAGCACGGAGCCGAGCGCATGCGCTTCTCGGACCTCGCCGGTTCGCTCGGCGACGCCACGGGGACCGTGCCCGAGGACGAAGAGCTGGTGTTGCTCGCGTGTCGACGCATCACCTTCGAGTGGTGTCTGCGCCGCTACGCTGCCGCGCTTCCCGGCCTGGAATGGCGGCGCGGCGCGGCGGTCCAGGAGCTCCGGGCCGACGCGGGCGTGCCGCCTCGCGTGACGGGAGTCGTGTGCGACGACGGTGCGACTCTCGAGGCGCCGCTGATCGTCGACGCGACCGGACGCCGCAGTCGTTCGGCGACCTGGCTCGAAGCGGCGGGCATCACGCCGCCGCAGCTCGAGCGTTCACCCTGCGGGATCTTCTACGCGTCGCGCTTCTACCGGGTGCGCGAGGGCGCCGAGGCGCCGAAGCTCGAGGGTCCGATCGGGGCGGACCTGGGCTTTCTGAAGTACGGGATCTTTCCCGGCGACGATCGGGTCTTCTCGATCACCTTGGCCGCGAGCCCGGACGACCCGGAGCTCCGCACGCTGGTGCGTCCCGGCTCCTTCGACGCCCTGGCGGCGTGGCTGCCCGCGACGCGGGACTGGGTCGACCCTGCCGTCTCCGTACCGGTGAGTGACGTTTCCGCGATGGCGAAGCTCGAGAACCGGCGTCGCTTCCCGGTGTCGGAGGGAACGCCGGTCGCGCTGGGGATGGCGTGGGTCGGCGACGCGCTCCTGCACACCAACCCGATCGTCGGCCGCGGTTGCACCTTCGCGGCGATCAACGCCTTCCTGGTCGCCGACGCCTGGGAAGCCCACCCGGACGCCGGCGCGGCATTCGCCCTGGAGCTCGACGCGGCGGTCGAGCGCGAACTCGTGCCCTGGTACGAGGAGGTGCGCAACCAGGATCGCAACGCGATCGAGGTCGCGGCCCGCCTGCGCAGCGGCGAGGATCCCTACCAGGTGCATCGGCCCGACGGCAGCGTCGACCCGAAGGGCTACATGCGTTCGCTCGTGCGCGAGGGCTTCGTGCCCGCGCTGCGCGAAGACGTCGGGGTGCTCCGGACCTTCCTGCGCATCTTCAACCTGCTCGAGTCGCCCCAGGACCTGATGCGCAACCCGGCCGTGTTCGCGAAGGTGCTCGAGGTCTACGGGCGCCGGGAGTCGCGTGACGACGTGCTTCGCGGCCCGGATCGCGCGGCCGTGGTGGCGCGCCTGGCCGAAGGGCCGGACGCACCCGCCGAACGTCTCGCCGGATAG
- a CDS encoding TetR/AcrR family transcriptional regulator, whose translation MASPSTGARLQGQPDSGHGRRGRKKARTRDAILDAALRLSARRGFASLTVETICAEADVARATFFLHYPSKAALVSEWSRRLASALASEAEVSSATARGSAAREYRMLAERLCEVWLDQNSLMPALVQQFFAELAPSVPAAPGASRPPELGAWLAARVRAGQARGELRAQADPETSALTFLTGLAALCARSDAEADAARERFLASWLQGLRAPKPRLKWSAPS comes from the coding sequence ATGGCATCACCCAGCACCGGGGCCCGTTTGCAGGGCCAGCCGGATTCCGGGCACGGCCGCCGCGGCCGCAAGAAGGCCCGCACCCGCGACGCGATTCTCGATGCAGCTCTTCGGCTGTCCGCGCGCCGGGGTTTCGCCTCTCTCACCGTAGAGACCATCTGCGCAGAGGCCGACGTCGCGCGAGCCACCTTCTTCCTCCACTACCCCTCGAAGGCGGCGCTCGTCTCCGAGTGGAGTCGCCGGCTCGCGTCCGCGCTGGCGTCCGAAGCCGAGGTGTCATCCGCCACCGCGCGCGGTTCCGCCGCGCGGGAGTATCGCATGCTGGCGGAGCGCCTCTGTGAGGTTTGGCTAGACCAGAACTCGCTGATGCCTGCACTCGTCCAGCAGTTCTTCGCCGAACTCGCCCCGTCCGTTCCCGCCGCGCCGGGCGCATCCCGCCCACCCGAACTCGGCGCCTGGTTGGCCGCGCGGGTTCGCGCCGGGCAGGCCCGCGGTGAGCTGCGTGCGCAGGCCGACCCGGAGACGAGTGCGCTGACCTTCCTCACGGGCTTGGCCGCCCTCTGCGCGCGATCCGATGCCGAGGCCGACGCCGCTCGCGAGCGATTCCTCGCGAGCTGGCTGCAAGGGCTGCGCGCCCCAAAGCCGCGGCTCAAATGGAGCGCTCCCTCATGA
- a CDS encoding tetratricopeptide repeat protein: MEIPETAAWVGSAVCAECHGAEAEAWRGSDHDRAMQEPDAESVLGDFEDARFEEAGTTWSFVRYQGKYLIKSEGRESGEYEVAYTFGADPLQQYLIAFPDGRLQALHVAWDTRPAAAGGQRWFSLHDAPPTVGDPLHWQSAAGNWNLLCGDCHSTGFRKGFDLAERTYASHWEEVDVGCEACHGAGGAHARWAAGGAGRGGPQLRVDYPAPTRWERADGAPIAHAASGAVSPDTEIDTCAPCHSRRTRLVDAAGPEQDFLDGYRPALLEPGLYHDDGQIADEVFVWGSYVQSKMYAAGVRCSDCHDPHSTGLRAEGNALCGNCHDPAVFDTRDHHHHAGDTPASQCTACHMPSRTYMQIDARGDHRFSIPRPEQSAALGTPSACDGCHADAAPGWAAEQLIAWRSGGEERTHFGRRLAMRHQEGAEAARALEALIDDRSAPAIARAAAFVGLATPSPERARAAAASPDALVRLAAASASDALPALERAAALAPLLSDPRHAVRIEAARALIDVPAELLTPDQRAARRREIEAFRAAQDARADEPGSHVQLASLHLRENRDGPAAEAAFRTALRVGPYFLPASLGLADLLGQLDRDDEGRDVLEAALERAPEIPDLHLALGMLHVRQGRQGDALAAFEAAREQAPQDPRVLYVLAVALHSQDRSDAALDLLREGLEAHPDNSALLSTLATMGRDLGAYEDALAAVDRLIALHPGNPQLESLRADIQSRAEGAP, encoded by the coding sequence GTGGAGATCCCCGAGACCGCCGCGTGGGTCGGGAGCGCGGTCTGTGCCGAGTGCCATGGCGCCGAGGCGGAGGCCTGGCGCGGGTCGGATCACGACCGGGCCATGCAGGAGCCCGACGCCGAGAGCGTGCTGGGCGACTTCGAGGACGCACGCTTCGAAGAAGCCGGCACGACCTGGAGCTTCGTCCGCTACCAGGGCAAGTACCTGATCAAGAGCGAGGGCCGCGAGAGCGGCGAGTACGAGGTGGCGTACACCTTCGGCGCCGACCCGCTGCAGCAGTACCTGATCGCCTTCCCGGACGGACGGCTCCAGGCGCTGCACGTCGCCTGGGACACGCGCCCTGCCGCGGCCGGCGGCCAGCGCTGGTTCTCGCTCCACGATGCACCGCCGACGGTGGGGGATCCGCTGCACTGGCAGAGCGCCGCCGGGAACTGGAACCTTCTCTGCGGCGACTGTCACTCGACGGGCTTTCGGAAGGGCTTCGATCTCGCCGAGCGGACCTACGCCTCCCACTGGGAAGAGGTCGACGTCGGCTGCGAGGCGTGCCACGGGGCCGGCGGTGCGCACGCGCGCTGGGCCGCCGGGGGCGCGGGCCGCGGGGGGCCGCAGCTTCGCGTGGACTATCCCGCGCCAACGCGCTGGGAGCGGGCCGATGGCGCGCCGATCGCCCACGCGGCGTCGGGTGCCGTTTCGCCGGACACCGAGATCGATACCTGCGCACCGTGCCACTCGCGCCGCACGCGGCTCGTCGACGCGGCGGGGCCGGAACAGGACTTCCTCGACGGCTATCGCCCGGCGCTGCTCGAGCCTGGCCTCTACCACGATGACGGACAGATCGCCGACGAGGTCTTCGTCTGGGGCTCCTACGTGCAGAGCAAGATGTACGCCGCCGGTGTGCGTTGCAGTGACTGCCACGACCCGCACTCGACGGGTCTGCGCGCCGAGGGCAACGCCCTGTGCGGCAACTGTCATGACCCCGCGGTCTTCGACACGCGCGACCACCACCATCACGCGGGCGACACGCCGGCGTCGCAATGCACCGCCTGTCACATGCCGAGCCGCACCTACATGCAGATCGACGCACGCGGGGACCATCGCTTCTCGATCCCGCGGCCGGAGCAGAGCGCGGCACTCGGAACGCCGTCGGCCTGCGATGGGTGTCACGCCGACGCGGCGCCGGGCTGGGCCGCCGAACAGCTCATCGCCTGGCGCAGCGGTGGCGAGGAGCGCACCCACTTCGGGCGCCGCCTGGCCATGCGTCACCAGGAAGGGGCCGAAGCCGCCCGCGCGCTCGAAGCCCTGATCGACGACCGCTCGGCGCCGGCGATCGCCCGCGCCGCCGCCTTCGTCGGGCTCGCGACGCCCAGCCCCGAACGTGCCCGCGCTGCCGCGGCTTCGCCGGACGCCCTGGTGCGTCTCGCGGCAGCCAGCGCCAGCGATGCCCTGCCCGCGCTGGAGCGCGCCGCCGCGCTGGCCCCGCTGCTGAGCGACCCCCGCCACGCCGTACGCATCGAAGCGGCGCGCGCGCTCATCGATGTCCCGGCGGAGCTCCTGACCCCGGACCAGCGCGCCGCGCGACGCCGCGAGATCGAGGCGTTCCGCGCGGCCCAGGACGCCCGCGCCGACGAGCCGGGCTCGCACGTCCAGCTCGCCTCGCTGCACCTGCGCGAGAACCGGGACGGCCCCGCAGCGGAGGCCGCCTTCCGCACGGCGCTGCGCGTTGGCCCCTACTTCTTGCCGGCTTCGCTCGGGCTCGCCGACCTGCTCGGCCAGCTCGACCGCGACGACGAAGGTCGCGACGTGTTGGAGGCGGCGCTCGAGCGCGCGCCCGAGATCCCCGACCTGCACCTCGCCCTGGGCATGCTGCACGTGCGCCAGGGCCGGCAAGGGGACGCGTTGGCGGCGTTCGAGGCCGCGCGAGAGCAGGCGCCCCAGGATCCCCGGGTCCTGTACGTGCTCGCCGTCGCACTGCATTCCCAGGACCGCTCGGATGCCGCGCTGGACCTGCTGCGCGAGGGGCTCGAGGCGCATCCGGACAACAGCGCGCTGCTGAGCACCCTCGCGACGATGGGCCGGGATCTCGGTGCCTACGAGGACGCGCTCGCCGCGGTCGACCGGCTGATCGCACTCCACCCCGGCAATCCCCAGCTGGAGAGCCTGCGCGCCGACATCCAGAGCCGCGCCGAGGGCGCACCCTAG
- a CDS encoding VOC family protein → MTVEVNGIAHIQLTTNDPDRSLPFWEAFCHFLEMKTLIRNEEIVYCIGSRTGILVRAAPAVKRDGHFDQERVGLHHFCFRARAHDDIDKIHAFVREYPEATIVHPPEDGSQFAPGYYSLLFEDPDGIRVEVNHVPGKGHFGKEGRLGEGGPGPAGRYGEDGLQDEDAS, encoded by the coding sequence ATGACCGTCGAAGTGAACGGCATCGCGCACATCCAACTCACCACGAACGATCCGGATCGCTCCCTGCCCTTCTGGGAAGCGTTCTGTCACTTCCTCGAGATGAAGACGCTGATCCGCAACGAGGAGATCGTCTACTGCATCGGGAGTCGCACGGGCATCCTGGTGCGCGCCGCACCGGCGGTGAAGCGCGACGGCCACTTCGACCAGGAGCGCGTGGGGCTCCACCACTTCTGCTTTCGCGCCCGCGCGCACGACGACATCGACAAGATCCATGCCTTCGTGCGCGAGTACCCCGAGGCGACGATCGTCCACCCGCCCGAGGACGGTTCCCAGTTCGCGCCGGGCTACTACTCGCTGCTTTTCGAAGACCCGGACGGGATCCGCGTGGAAGTGAACCACGTGCCCGGCAAGGGCCACTTCGGAAAGGAAGGACGCCTCGGCGAAGGCGGACCCGGCCCGGCGGGCCGCTACGGCGAAGACGGGCTGCAGGACGAAGACGCCTCCTGA
- a CDS encoding sodium:proton antiporter → MTEHPAFTLALALAVGIVAQSLARHLRVPGIVLLLAAGAGLGPDGLGWVQPDALGVGLIATVQLAVAVILFEGGLNLEISRLRREQAAIRRLVTWGALVTLAGGAIAAHLIFGWPIMRSLLFGSLVVVTGPTVIGPLVRELRLKPRVATVLEAEGVLIDPVGAILAVLLLELAIAPDTETQLGGGVTFLLQFGFGAGAGVLTGYALAGILRVRRLIPEGLENGFVLAAVLLLFQACDAVVHESGILAVTVAGVVVGNLRSRVDRDLREFKDQLTILLIGLLFVLLAADVRIAEVQALGMRGLALVAALVLVVRPLGVWLCTMGSDLNTKERLFVSWIAPRGIVAAAVASVTSNALLESGDAGGNELRALVFLTIAGTVVLAGFTAGPVASLLGVRLPSRDRVAILGASGLGLKLGEWLRSVDVPVVFLDSNAEHVRQAEESGFSVVFGDAVQERTMLRARFESVGSVVGLTPNQVLNSVYASRSREFFGVPQAYIAVMRAGTGIAPDLVQKGDARTLFEGPHDAERWEVRVRHGDVAVEEWSVGEPPTESLESKTGERLVFLGHHRGKTAGPMHAGIKLAKGDRVAVAIYEPDRAEAEEVLRTLGLEPAEPAD, encoded by the coding sequence TTGACCGAGCACCCGGCGTTCACCCTGGCCCTGGCGTTGGCCGTGGGCATCGTGGCCCAGTCGCTGGCGCGACATCTGCGTGTGCCGGGCATCGTGCTCCTGCTCGCCGCGGGCGCGGGTCTCGGCCCGGATGGTCTCGGTTGGGTCCAGCCCGATGCGCTGGGCGTTGGCTTGATCGCGACGGTCCAGCTCGCGGTCGCGGTGATCCTCTTCGAAGGGGGACTCAACCTCGAGATCTCCCGGCTGCGTCGCGAGCAGGCGGCGATCCGGCGACTCGTCACCTGGGGTGCGCTCGTCACCCTGGCCGGCGGGGCGATCGCGGCCCACCTGATCTTCGGTTGGCCGATCATGCGCTCGCTCCTCTTCGGCAGCCTCGTGGTCGTGACCGGGCCGACCGTGATCGGGCCGCTCGTGCGCGAGCTGCGCTTGAAGCCGCGGGTCGCGACCGTGCTCGAGGCCGAGGGCGTCCTGATCGATCCGGTCGGCGCGATCCTGGCGGTGCTGCTGCTCGAACTCGCGATCGCCCCCGATACCGAGACCCAGCTCGGAGGCGGGGTGACCTTCCTGCTCCAGTTCGGCTTCGGCGCCGGCGCCGGCGTACTCACCGGCTACGCGCTGGCCGGCATCCTGCGCGTGCGACGGCTGATTCCCGAAGGGCTCGAGAACGGTTTCGTCCTCGCCGCGGTGTTGCTGCTCTTCCAGGCCTGCGACGCCGTCGTTCACGAGAGCGGCATCCTCGCGGTCACCGTCGCCGGCGTCGTGGTGGGGAACCTGCGCAGCCGCGTGGATCGCGACCTGCGCGAGTTCAAGGACCAGCTGACGATCCTGTTGATCGGTCTGCTCTTCGTGCTGCTCGCCGCCGACGTGCGGATCGCCGAGGTCCAGGCCCTCGGCATGCGGGGGCTGGCGCTGGTGGCGGCCCTCGTCCTGGTGGTGCGCCCGCTCGGGGTCTGGCTGTGCACGATGGGGTCCGACCTCAACACCAAGGAGCGGCTCTTCGTCTCGTGGATCGCACCGCGCGGCATCGTCGCCGCCGCCGTCGCCTCGGTGACGTCCAACGCGCTGCTCGAGAGCGGCGACGCGGGTGGCAACGAGCTGCGGGCGCTGGTGTTCCTGACCATCGCGGGCACCGTCGTCCTGGCGGGCTTCACGGCGGGACCGGTGGCGTCGCTCCTCGGGGTCCGGCTGCCCAGCCGCGACCGGGTGGCCATCCTTGGAGCCTCGGGCCTGGGCCTGAAGCTCGGCGAGTGGCTGCGCAGCGTGGACGTCCCGGTGGTCTTCCTCGACTCGAACGCCGAGCACGTGCGCCAGGCCGAGGAGTCGGGCTTCTCGGTCGTGTTCGGCGACGCGGTCCAGGAGCGCACGATGCTGCGCGCCCGCTTCGAGAGCGTGGGTTCGGTGGTGGGCCTCACGCCGAACCAGGTGCTCAACAGCGTCTACGCCAGCCGCTCGCGGGAGTTCTTCGGCGTACCCCAGGCCTACATCGCCGTCATGCGCGCGGGCACGGGCATTGCTCCCGACCTCGTGCAGAAGGGCGACGCGCGCACCCTCTTCGAGGGACCCCACGACGCCGAGCGTTGGGAGGTGCGGGTGCGCCACGGCGATGTCGCCGTCGAGGAATGGAGCGTCGGGGAGCCGCCGACCGAATCGCTCGAGTCCAAGACCGGAGAGCGGCTCGTCTTCCTCGGACACCATCGCGGCAAGACCGCCGGGCCGATGCACGCGGGGATCAAGCTCGCGAAGGGCGACCGCGTCGCCGTCGCCATCTACGAACCCGACCGCGCCGAGGCCGAAGAGGTGTTGCGGACGCTCGGACTCGAACCCGCCGAACCCGCGGACTGA
- a CDS encoding dienelactone hydrolase family protein, translating to MPLANYDSFPFTHAGSTRTVYRRGTGAAVVVMHEVPGITPEVEGFATRVADAGFTVYLPHLFGTPEKAFSGSYAAGQMLRACVSREFSVLARGASSPITDWLRALCRSAHAECGGPGVGAIGMCLTGNFALTLMVDASVMAPVLSQPSLPLPVSAAHREALHLSDDDLARVRERAKGGCGVLGLRFTSDPLCPPERFERLRQELGDGFEGIEIDSSSGNAHGIARTAHSVVTTDLVDEAGHPTRAALDRVLGFFEERLRGSAASGSA from the coding sequence ATGCCGCTCGCCAACTACGACTCGTTTCCCTTCACCCACGCAGGCTCCACGCGAACGGTGTATCGCCGCGGTACCGGAGCCGCGGTGGTCGTCATGCACGAGGTTCCGGGGATCACACCCGAGGTCGAGGGTTTCGCCACCCGGGTCGCCGATGCCGGCTTCACGGTCTACCTGCCCCACCTGTTCGGCACACCCGAAAAGGCGTTCTCGGGCTCCTACGCCGCCGGGCAGATGCTGCGCGCCTGCGTCAGCCGCGAATTCTCGGTGCTCGCGCGCGGCGCGTCGAGCCCGATCACCGACTGGCTCCGCGCGCTGTGCCGCTCCGCGCACGCCGAGTGTGGCGGCCCAGGCGTGGGCGCGATCGGAATGTGTCTGACCGGGAACTTCGCCCTCACTCTGATGGTCGATGCCAGCGTCATGGCACCGGTGCTCAGCCAACCCTCGCTGCCGCTGCCGGTCTCGGCCGCCCATCGCGAGGCGCTGCACCTGTCCGACGACGACCTGGCCCGGGTCCGTGAGCGCGCGAAGGGCGGCTGCGGCGTGCTCGGACTGCGCTTCACCAGCGACCCGCTCTGCCCGCCCGAGCGCTTCGAGCGACTCCGCCAGGAGCTGGGCGACGGGTTCGAGGGCATCGAGATCGACTCGTCCTCGGGGAATGCTCACGGGATCGCGCGCACCGCCCATTCGGTGGTGACGACCGACCTCGTCGATGAAGCCGGCCATCCCACCCGTGCGGCGCTCGACCGCGTCCTCGGCTTCTTCGAAGAACGGCTGCGGGGCAGCGCTGCGTCGGGGAGCGCTTAG
- a CDS encoding enoyl-CoA hydratase/isomerase family protein: MSSYETIRVEREEHLTWLTLDRPEALNALSIQMIEELHDFFFRLPEDTETRVLALRGAGKAFCAGLDLKESRGGDGGVPEGLRIQRQVAELSVMLRRAPQPVIAAVQGAAAGGGFALALASDVRIAADTARMNAAFIRIGLSACDVGVSYFLPRIVGASVASELLLTGDFIEADRALRTGLVSDVVPEAALEGATRDMAARMLRNSPLALRLTKECLKINVDAGSLEAAIAMEDRNQILAVQSKDFREGVSAFLGKREPRFEDR, encoded by the coding sequence ATGTCCAGCTACGAAACGATTCGTGTCGAACGGGAGGAGCATCTCACCTGGCTCACCCTCGATCGACCGGAGGCCCTGAACGCCCTCTCGATCCAGATGATCGAGGAGCTCCACGACTTCTTCTTCCGACTTCCCGAGGACACCGAGACCCGGGTCCTGGCGCTGCGCGGTGCCGGCAAGGCGTTCTGCGCCGGACTCGACCTGAAGGAGTCGCGCGGCGGGGACGGAGGCGTTCCCGAAGGTCTGCGCATCCAACGTCAGGTCGCCGAGCTTTCGGTGATGCTGCGGCGCGCACCCCAACCGGTGATCGCCGCGGTGCAGGGCGCCGCCGCGGGCGGCGGCTTCGCCCTCGCCCTCGCCTCGGACGTCCGCATCGCCGCCGACACCGCGCGCATGAACGCCGCCTTCATCCGGATCGGTCTGTCGGCCTGTGACGTCGGGGTCAGCTACTTCCTGCCGCGCATCGTCGGCGCGTCGGTCGCATCGGAGCTGCTCCTCACCGGCGACTTCATCGAAGCCGACCGCGCCCTGCGCACCGGCCTGGTGTCCGACGTGGTTCCCGAGGCCGCCCTCGAAGGCGCGACCCGCGACATGGCGGCGCGCATGCTGCGCAACTCCCCGCTCGCGCTGCGCCTCACCAAGGAGTGCCTGAAGATCAATGTCGACGCGGGCAGCCTCGAGGCCGCCATCGCGATGGAGGATCGCAACCAGATCCTGGCGGTCCAATCGAAGGATTTCCGTGAGGGAGTCTCGGCCTTCCTCGGCAAGCGGGAGCCGCGGTTCGAGGATCGTTAG